One Cucurbita pepo subsp. pepo cultivar mu-cu-16 chromosome LG20, ASM280686v2, whole genome shotgun sequence genomic window carries:
- the LOC111782539 gene encoding protein kinase PINOID-like: MLEQLARVSDGEDLPYESAINSNSSQNSMSSDSCSSFSRLSFDAATDLPTSRSSPESLDLKPHRSSDFAYSAIRRRKSKLTFRDFRLLRRIGAGDIGTVYLCQLRNSTEGCYEDEDDDSCLYAMKVVDKDALELKKKVHRAEMERKILKMLDHPFLPTLYAEFEASHFSCIVMEFCSGGDLHSLRHKQPRKRFSLASARFYAAEVLVALEYLHMLGIIYRDLKPENVLVRSDGHIMLSDFDLSLCSDATPAVESPNSSPNPALPDSTAFPRTNAAAAASTAPFSCLYNRLFRSRKVQTLTPNWLFVAEPVSARSCSFVGTHEYVSPEVAAGGSHGNAVDWWAFGVFLYELIYGRTPFAASSNETTLRNIIKKPLTFPTTGSSGTLEHHARDLISGLLNKDPTRRLGSKRGSADIKKHPFFKSLNFALIRSLTPPEVPGVLIPQKPKPKPKPIASSKAKVKPAHSAGFDYF; encoded by the exons ATGTTAGAACAGCTCGCACGAGTCTCAGACGGGGAGGACCTACCTTACGAATCCGCCATTAATTCCAATTCCAGTCAAAATTCCATGAGCAGTGACAGTTGTAGCAGTTTCAGTCGTCTCTCATTCGACGCCGCCACTGATTTACCCACTTCCCGATCCTCACCGGAGAGTCTCGATTTAAAGCCTCACCGATCATCTGATTTCGCTTACTCTGCTATTCGTCGTCGGAAATCCAAACTCACCTTCCGTGATTTTCGTCTCCTCCGCCGCATCGGCGCCGGTGACATTGGCACCGTCTACTTATGCCAGCTTAGAAACTCAACCGAAGGTTgttatgaagatgaagatgacgaTTCCTGTTTGTACGCCATGAAAGTAGTGGATAAGGATGCTctggaattgaagaaaaaggtGCACAGAGCAGAAATGGAgaggaaaatattgaaaatgctTGACCATCCGTTTTTGCCTACTCTTTACGCTGAATTTGAAGCTTCCCATTTCTCTTGCATCGTTATGGAGTTCTGTTCCGGCGGCGATTTGCATTCTCTCCGCCATAAACAGCCGCGGAAACGCTTCTCTCTCGCCTCTGCAAG GTTTTACGCCGCTGAAGTTCTTGTTGCTTTAGAGTATCTTCACATGCTTGGAATTATTTACAGAGACCTTAAGCCGGAGAATGTTCTTGTCCGATCAGATGGTCATATTATGTTATCGGATTTCGATTTATCTCTCTGTTCCGACGCTACTCCTGCCGTTGAATCGCCGAATTCCTCCCCTAATCCGGCATTGCCTGACTCAACGGCGTTCCCCCGAACCAACGCCGCCGCTGCCGCCTCCACAGCTCCTTTTTCCTGCCTCTATAATCGGCTTTTCCGGTCACGGAAGGTTCAAACCTTGACACCCAACTGGCTCTTTGTTGCGGAGCCTGTCTCCGCTCGGTCGTGCTCCTTCGTCGGTACCCATGAATATGTCTCGCCGGAAGTTGCCGCCGGCGGTTCCCACGGCAACGCCGTCGACTGGTGGGCGTTCGGAGTATTTCTCTACGAGCTGATCTATGGCCGGACGCCTTTCGCAGCGTCATCGAACGAGACGACGCTAAGGAACATCATAAAGAAGCCGTTGACGTTTCCGACCACAGGGTCGTCTGGGACGCTTGAACACCACGCGCGGGACCTGATATCCGGGTTGCTAAACAAAGACCCGACCCGAAGACTCGGGTCGAAACGCGGATCCGCCGACATAAAAAAGCACCCGTTCTTCAAGAGCCTGAACTTCGCCCTCATCCGGTCGCTGACTCCGCCGGAAGTCCCCGGCGTTTTAATACCGCAGAAGCCAAAGCCGAAGCCGAAGCCGATAGCGTCAAGCAAAGCCAAGGTGAAGCCGGCTCATTCAGCTGGGTTCGATTACTTCTGA